One window of Lagenorhynchus albirostris chromosome 16, mLagAlb1.1, whole genome shotgun sequence genomic DNA carries:
- the LCOR gene encoding ligand-dependent corepressor isoform X1 translates to MQRMIQQFAAEYTSKNSSTQDPSQPNSTKNQSLLKASPVTTSPTAATTQNPVLSKLLMADQDSPLDLTVRKSQSEPSEQDGVLDLSTKKSPCAGSTSLSHSPGCSSTQGNGENSAEAIAVDSNNQSKSPLEKFMVKLCTHHQKQFIRVLNDLYTESQPGTENLRPSDSGTMDASTCNAGCAQLGTKHKEKDAMCLNMKSSTSVELFVDSSGSHSPQHLTEQALKEPPPDTNSVDGRENTLTVVQKDSSELPTTKPNSMDSSTLGYLTTSNSSSVNFHHISKSLEGQTTGQEQDTDVKICKDGKDHVQSSALVENLIAVKVATENSEESNSCIVSQRNSFRALSEEAWDSGFMGNSPRTADKENALQCSSKTPLRQDLEASEQDSRPKQENHLHSLGRNKMGYHLQPSDKSPFDHSKDGWLAPSPMPPVHKASNGHSRTRMLSTSIKTARKSKRASGLRINDYDNQCDVVYISQPITECHFENQRSVLSSRKTARKSTRGYFFNGDCCELPTVRTLARNVHSQEKASCSTLASEAVVTPKQTLIISSPQPTVAVQHPREDSPEEPSKEITSLKEGDRDASSEKESQEPEVFPVTNNANPSSSSRSKETAASSPVWPLPAHLPEEDLPEGSSAVSAPTGSGISSPERDQPPVELLDTKEMSVPQDCPLLPSTESLSEGGSEDVVPRPCSPPETVSREESPLCSENQSPPVGLEPPTSLGKAEEDQSIGTEAETEDTQELDTDPLLKESSTLTNENPSEIEEGEAPGGTGKFEGEDGDVKHPTEKEMCDQNIDSPEENLDKKKKGKKFPEASDRCLRSQLSDPSSADRCLRNQSSDSSSACAEIKVSKNPGAKRSKKEGYPGGAAPESFLTEGFHTKALGDTENPNVNENPSGKDAEQEGEGGGMITRQAFKNMLAKEVKGEEEGVFPSSDPLATVGQPLPGEKLEIYVQSKLGENSTQDPSESIPCTFPEQSKEKPGPIPAQETEEVVNDIDSADSPRKDDDSDVLSSTVGLSSSRSDDAAGPPKWVPRLTRLTSSTYNLRHAHSLDSLDTIKVTSEKEAAQGNTMPKENEASESGDPLDEDDVDTVADDQPKFVEWCAEEENQELIANFNAQYMKVQKGWIQLEKEAQPTPRARNKSDKLKEIWKSKKRSRKCRGSLEVQKFSPVQMLFMTNFKLSNVCKWFLETTETRSLVIVKKLNTRLPGDIPPAKHPLQKYSPSSLYPSSLQAERLKKHLKKFPGATPARNNWKTQKLWAKFREDPDQVEPEDDSDVSLSPNPEDSIEEVKEGRNSHPPTNSPTPASTRILRKYSNIRGKLRAQQRLIKNEKVESPFGPAVESKQSCKSVCINPLMSPKLALQVGADGFPVKPKSTDGMKGRKGKQTSEISPKAEVQNKRRRTEGGSTQDRKDKGAAMKASKEKHVDGSTRTPAAKKPAARDRASQLPKKTTLKEKKGKIPKKSPGKSCPPSRKEKENTNKRPTQPSPSEMVTKPAKQKGAGESSSRPQKATNRKQSSGKTRARPSTKTPENSAAQRKRKLKAKLDSSHSKRRRMDTK, encoded by the coding sequence TGAGAACTCAGCAGAGGCAATAGCAGTAGATTCTAACAATCAGTCGAAGTCCCCACTGGAGAAGTTTATGGTCAAACTGTGCACTCATCATCAGAAGCAGTTCATTCGTGTTCTGAACGATCTGTACACTGAATCTCAGCCAGGCACCGAGAACCTGCGACCTTCGGATTCTGGAACAATGGATGCCTCCACCTGCAATGCTGGCTGTGCCCAGCTCGGCACCAAACATAAGGAAAAGGATGCTATGTGTCTCAACATGAAGTCTTCTACTTCTGTAGAGTTGTTCGTAGACTCATCAGGCTCTCACAGCCCTCAACACTTGACAGAACAGGCCCTAAAGGAGCCTCCTCCCGACACAAACTCTGTAGATGGAAGAGAGAATACTTTGACTGTTGTCCAAAAAGATTCCTCTGAACTTCCAACCACTAAACCGAATTCAATGGATAGTTCCACTCTGGGATACCTCACTACATCTAATTCTTCCTCAGTAAACTTCCACCACATCTCTAAGAGCTTGGAGGGGCAAACCACTGGACAGGAGCAAGACACAGATGTGAAAATATGCAAGGATGGTAAAGACCACGTGCAGAGTTCAGCTTTAGTGGAAAATCTCATTGCAGTAAAAGTGGCGACTGAGAATAGTGAGGAGAGCAACAGCTGTATTGTTTCTCAAAGAAATTCATTCAGAGCTTTATCAGAAGAGGCTTGGGACTCAGGGTTTATGGGGAATTCACCTAGAACTGCTGACAAAGAGAATGCTTTACAGTGTAGCTCAAAAACACCTTTACGCCAGGACTTAGAGGCAAGTGAACAAGATTCAAGGCCAAAGCAAGAGAACCACCTTCACTcgttaggaagaaataaaatgggtTACCATTTACAGCCCAGTGATAAGAGCCCGTTTGATCATTCCAAAGACGGTTGGTTAGCCCCCAGCCCCATGCCACCTGTACACAAAGCGTCTAATGGACATTCACGAACCAGGATGCTTTCCACCTCCATTAAGACAGCGCGGAAAAGTAAAAGGGCGTCAGGGTTGAGGATAAACGATTATGATAACCAATGTGATGTCGTTTATATCAGCCAGCCGATCACAGAATGCCACTTTGAGAATCAACGATCGGTGTTATCTTCTCGGAAAACAGCCAGGAAGAGCACTCGAGGATACTTTTTCAATGGTGATTGTTGTGAGCTGCCAACTGTTCGCACACTGGCCAGGAATGTACACTCCCAAGAAAAAGCCAGCTGCTCGACACTGGCCTCAGAGGCCGTGGTGACTCCCAAGCAGACCCTTATCATTTCATCACCTCAGCCTACAGTAGCTGTGCAGCATCCCAGAGAAGACAGCCCTGAAGAACCCAGTAAAGAAATAACCTCCCTCAAGGAAGGAGACAGAGATGCATCATCTGAAAAGGAATCTCAAGAGCCGGAGGTTTTCCCTGTGACAAATAACGCAAACCCAAGCAGCTCCTCTAGATCAAAGGAGACAGCAGCCTCCAGCCCAGTGTGGCCTCTCCCTGCTCACCTTCCTGAAGAGGATCTTCCAGAAGGCAGCTCCGCGGTCTCAGCTCCCACAGGAAGTGGGATATCTTCCCCTGAACGAGACCAGCCGCCAGTTGAACTGCTAGATACAAAGGAGATGAGTGTACCCCAAGACTGTCCCTTGCTTCCCTCCACAGAGAGCCTTTCTGAGGGAGGCAGTGAAGATGTTGTTCCTAGGCCTTGTTCCCCTCCTGAAACAGTAAGTAGAGAGGAAAGTCCTCTGTGCTCAGAAAATCAAAGTCCCCCAGTGGGCTTGGAGCCTCCCACGAGTCTGGGAAAGGCTGAGGAAGACCAAAGCATCGGTACTGAGGCTGAGACCGAAGACACTCAGGAGTTAGATACTGACCCACTCTTGAAGGAAAGCAGCACTTTGACTAATGAAAACCCCAGTGAAATTGAGGAAGGTGAGGCACCAGGTGGGACAGGAAAATTCGAGGGAGAGGATGGTGATGTAAAACAtcctacagaaaaagaaatgtgtgatCAAAACATTGACTCACCTGAAGAGAATCTggacaagaagaaaaaaggtaaaaaattccCCGAGGCCTCTGATAGGTGCCTAAGAAGTCAACTTTCAGATCCTTCCTCTGCCGATAGGTGCCTAAGAAATCAAAGTTCAGATTCTTCCTCTGCTTGTGCTGAGATCAAGGTTTCTAAAAATCCTGGTGCAAAACGTTCTAAAAAAGAAGGGTATCCTGGTGGGGCAGCACCTGAGAGCTTCCTGACTGAAGGTTTCCATACAAAAGCTCTGGGGGACACTGAAAACCCAAATGTCAATGAAAACCCCTCTGGGAAAGATGCTGAGCAGGAGGGCGAAGGAGGTGGGATGATCACCAGGCAGGCTTTTAAAAACATGCTAGCAAAAGAAGTCAAGGGGGAAGAAGAAGGTGTTTTCCCCAGCAGTGACCCCTTAGCCACAGTTGGCCAGCCCCTGCCTGGAGAGAAACTGGAAATCTATGTTCAGTCTAAATTAGGTGAGAACAGTACTCAAGACCCCTCTGAAAGCATTCCTTGTACGTTCCCAGAACAATCAAAAGAGAAGCCAGGACCTATTCCTGCACAAGAGACAGAAGAGGTTGTAAATGATATAGATAGTGCGGACAGCCCGCGTAAAGATGATGACAGTGACGTGCTCTCTAGCACAGTTGGATTGTCAAGTAGTAGAAGTGATGACGCTGCTGGGCCCCCAAAATGGGTCCCAAGGCTTACAAGACTGACCTCCTCAACCTACAACCTAAGACATGCTCATTCTCTGGACTCCTTGGATACTATAAAAGTGACTTCCGAAAAGGAAGCAGCACAAGGAAACACAATGCCAAAGGAAAATGAAGCTTCAGAGAGTGGAGATCCCTTAGACGAGGATGATGTGGACACAGTGGCGGACGACCAGCCAAAGTTCGTAGAGTGGTGTGCCGAGGAGGAGAACCAAGAGCTCATCGCCAACTTCAATGCCCAGTACATGAAAGTTCAGAAGGGCTGGATCCAGCTGGAGAAAGAAGCCCAGCCAACACCAAGAGCAAGGAACAAGTCAGATAAGCTGAAGGAAATTTGGAAAAGCAAGAAAAGGTCACGGAAGTGTCGGGGTTCCCTGGAGGTTCAAAAGTTTTCTCCTGTTCAGATGCTGTTTATGACAAACTTTAAATTATCTAACGTTTGCAAGTGGTTCTTAGAGACAACTGAAACCCGGTCTCTGGTGATTGTGAAGAAGCTCAATACTCGTCTTCCAGGAGACATCCCACCTGCCAAGCATCCTCTTCAGAAGTACTCTCCTTCCAGCCTGTACCCCAGTTCACTGCAGGCTGAACGCTTGAAGAAACACTTGAAGAAATTTCCCGGAGCTACTCCTGCTAGGAACAATTGGAAAACACAGAAGCTCTGGGCTAAATTTCGAGAGGATCCTGACCAAGTGGAGCCAGAGGATGACAGTGACGTTAGCCTCAGCCCCAATCCTGAAGACAGCATAGAGGAGGTCAAGGAAGGTCGAAATAGCCATCCTCCCACAAACTCGCCTACCCCTGCCAGTACCCGGATCCTTAGAAAATACTCCAACATTCGAGGAAAGCTCAGAGCCCAGCAGCGTTTGATCAAGAACGAGAAAGTGGAAAGCCCGTTTGGTCCGGCTGTGGAAAGTAAACAGAGTTGTAAGAGTGTGTGCATCAACCCTCTGATGTCCCCCAAACTTGCCCTGCAAGTAGGTGCAGATGGGTTTCCTGTTAAGCCCAAGAGTACCGATGGAATGAAGGGCAGGAAAGGGAAGCAGACGTCTGAAATCTCGCCGAAAGCAGAAGTTCAGAATAAACGCAGGAGgacagaaggcggcagcactcaGGACAGGAAGGACAAGGGAGCTGCGATGAAGGCCAGCAAAGAAAAGCACGTTGATGGATCCACCAGAACCCCCGCTGCCAAGAAGCCAGCTGCAAGGGACAGAGCCAGCCAACTGCCCAAAAAGACGactttgaaagagaagaaagggaagatcCCTAAAAAGTCACCTGGGAAGAGCTGCCCTCcctccaggaaagaaaaagagaacacaaaCAAAAGACCTACCCAGCCCTCCCCCTCGGAGATGGTGACAAAACCTGCAAAGCAAAAAGGGGCAGGTGAGTCCTCTTCAAGGCCACAGAAAGCCACAAATAGGAAGCAGAGCAGTGGAAAGACTCGGGCCAGACCCTCGACGAAAACCCCAGAGAACAGTGCAGCCCAGAGAAAGCGAAAGCTGAAGGCAAAGCTGGACTCTTCCCACAGCAAACGGAGGCGGATGGATACAAAGTGA